Proteins encoded in a region of the Vicinamibacterales bacterium genome:
- a CDS encoding lanthionine synthetase LanC family protein, whose protein sequence is MRTRIFTVALLIAVVGLLASAREAAQTRTQPTYRDVAVDAAKWIRNSRMETLFGIAWPADPQDPKTVSTALYSGSPGVVLFLLELHAATGDAAYLADAKRGADELMTKVSSEPQMGLYTGVAGLGFMLGETWRATRDDKYRKAALGAVRILADKAGEVGKGVQWNNSNDIISGTAGIGLFLLYASDTLKEEKAGWLAVRAADRLLEVGIADKGGTKWAMDPNVARMMPNFSHGTAGIAYFLAAVHKATGGRRFLDGALSGARYLLAIAKTEGDICLVPHNQPDGLDLYYLGWCHGPAGTARLFYQLAQITGDKTWMSWVQRSANGVLTSGIPQQRTPGFWNNVSQCCGNAGVAQFMLDLHNVTREAKYLAFAERVTADLLARATRDVRGTRWVQAEHRVQPDLLVAQTGYMQGAAGIGMWLLRLDAQQRKRTPLVRFPDSPW, encoded by the coding sequence ATGAGGACTCGCATCTTCACGGTCGCTCTCCTCATCGCGGTGGTGGGCCTCCTCGCCAGCGCCCGCGAGGCAGCGCAGACCCGGACCCAGCCGACCTACCGCGACGTCGCGGTCGATGCCGCCAAATGGATCCGCAACTCGCGGATGGAGACCTTGTTCGGGATTGCGTGGCCCGCGGACCCGCAGGATCCCAAGACGGTCAGCACCGCGCTCTACAGCGGCTCGCCCGGGGTCGTCCTCTTCCTGCTCGAACTGCACGCCGCCACCGGTGACGCCGCCTACCTCGCCGACGCGAAGCGCGGCGCCGACGAGCTGATGACCAAGGTGTCGTCCGAACCGCAGATGGGCCTCTACACGGGCGTCGCCGGGCTGGGCTTCATGCTCGGCGAGACCTGGCGCGCGACCAGGGACGACAAGTACCGCAAGGCGGCGCTCGGGGCGGTCCGCATTCTTGCCGACAAGGCCGGCGAGGTCGGCAAGGGGGTGCAGTGGAACAACTCGAACGACATCATTTCCGGCACTGCGGGCATCGGCCTGTTCCTGCTGTACGCGTCGGACACCTTGAAGGAGGAGAAGGCCGGCTGGCTCGCCGTGCGCGCGGCGGACCGGCTGCTCGAAGTCGGCATCGCCGACAAGGGGGGCACCAAGTGGGCGATGGATCCGAACGTCGCGCGGATGATGCCGAACTTCTCGCACGGCACCGCCGGGATTGCCTACTTCCTCGCCGCGGTGCATAAAGCAACCGGCGGACGCCGGTTCCTCGACGGCGCGCTCTCGGGCGCGCGGTACCTCCTGGCGATCGCGAAGACCGAAGGGGACATCTGCCTCGTCCCGCACAATCAGCCGGACGGGCTCGACCTTTATTATCTCGGCTGGTGCCACGGCCCGGCGGGCACCGCCCGCCTGTTCTACCAGCTCGCGCAGATCACCGGCGACAAGACGTGGATGTCGTGGGTGCAGCGTTCGGCGAACGGCGTGCTGACCAGCGGCATCCCGCAACAGCGCACGCCCGGGTTCTGGAACAACGTCAGCCAGTGCTGCGGCAACGCCGGCGTCGCCCAGTTCATGCTCGATCTCCACAACGTGACGCGCGAGGCGAAGTATCTCGCGTTTGCCGAGCGGGTCACCGCCGATCTGCTCGCGCGCGCGACGCGCGACGTCAGGGGAACCCGCTGGGTGCAGGCGGAGCATCGCGTGCAGCCGGACCTGCTGGTCGCGCAGACCGGCTACATGCAGGGGGCGGCAGGCATCGGCATGTGGCTGCTGCGGCTCGACGCCCAGCAGCGGAAGCGCACGCCGCTCGTCCGCTTCCCCGATTCACCATGGTAG
- a CDS encoding pitrilysin family protein, with the protein MFRTIVLVAALLQAGAAPKAGLDVPFTQFTLPNGMHVILHEDHTVPLVTVNVWYHVGSAREKPGRTGFAHLFEHLMFMGSKHAKYGDFDRLLEAAGGTNNASTAEDRTNYYIDVPSNALELALFLESDRMAYLLDAMSPKTVDAQRDVVKNERREGVENAPYGMASIEIAGMLYPKGHPYRWPVIGHMEDLTAASYEDVVEFFRTYYQPANASLVVAGDIEPAGTRALVEKWFAEVKPGTAPLPPIDYPRPNVTAVQKKTITDRVQLPRLYLTWVSPPHLTPGDAELDVVSSLLAGGKNSRLYKRLVYELQIAQDVAAVQASKTLNSEYQIIVTARPNASIDRIRGIVDEELRRLQQAPPSDREFQRALNQIESSFYDRMERIGAYGGVGDQLNAYYFAAGNPGYFNEDLARYRALSPADVTAAAARFLPLDRRVELIVEPQK; encoded by the coding sequence ATGTTCCGCACAATTGTCCTGGTTGCCGCTCTGCTTCAGGCCGGCGCCGCGCCGAAAGCCGGTCTGGACGTGCCGTTCACCCAGTTCACGCTGCCCAACGGCATGCACGTGATCCTGCACGAGGACCACACGGTTCCGCTCGTGACGGTGAACGTCTGGTACCACGTGGGATCCGCCCGGGAAAAGCCCGGACGCACCGGTTTCGCGCACCTCTTCGAGCACCTGATGTTCATGGGATCGAAGCACGCGAAATACGGCGACTTCGATCGCCTGCTCGAGGCCGCCGGCGGCACCAACAACGCGTCCACCGCGGAGGACCGGACCAACTACTACATCGACGTGCCGTCGAACGCGCTCGAGCTCGCGCTGTTCCTCGAATCGGATCGCATGGCCTACCTGCTCGACGCGATGTCGCCGAAGACGGTGGACGCGCAGCGCGACGTGGTGAAGAACGAGCGCCGCGAAGGGGTCGAGAACGCGCCCTATGGCATGGCGTCGATCGAGATCGCCGGGATGCTCTATCCGAAGGGACATCCGTACCGCTGGCCGGTGATCGGCCACATGGAGGATCTCACCGCGGCGAGCTACGAGGACGTGGTCGAGTTCTTCCGCACCTACTACCAGCCGGCGAACGCCAGCCTCGTCGTCGCCGGCGACATCGAGCCGGCGGGAACCCGCGCGCTGGTCGAGAAATGGTTCGCCGAGGTGAAGCCCGGAACGGCGCCGCTGCCGCCGATCGACTACCCGCGGCCGAACGTCACCGCCGTGCAGAAGAAGACGATCACGGATCGCGTGCAACTGCCTCGCCTCTATCTGACCTGGGTCAGCCCGCCGCACCTGACGCCGGGCGACGCGGAGCTGGACGTGGTGTCGTCCCTGCTCGCCGGCGGCAAGAACTCGCGGCTCTACAAGCGGCTGGTCTACGAGCTGCAGATCGCGCAGGACGTCGCGGCCGTCCAGGCCTCGAAGACGTTGAATTCGGAGTACCAGATCATCGTCACCGCCCGGCCGAACGCGTCGATCGATCGGATCCGCGGCATCGTCGACGAGGAGCTCCGCAGGCTGCAACAGGCGCCGCCGTCGGACCGCGAGTTCCAGCGCGCGCTGAACCAGATCGAGTCGAGCTTCTACGATCGGATGGAGCGGATTGGCGCCTACGGCGGCGTCGGCGATCAGCTGAACGCGTATTACTTTGCGGCCGGCAATCCCGGCTACTTCAACGAGGATCTCGCGCGCTACCGCGCGCTCTCGCCCGCCGACGTCACCGCCGCGGCGGCGCGATTCCTGCCGCTCGACAGGCGTGTCGAGCTGATCGTGGAGCCGCAGAAATGA
- the cydB gene encoding cytochrome d ubiquinol oxidase subunit II, with translation MSLNSAWFVLLAFTLAVYAILDGFDLGLGAIHLRLGRTRQERERLIDTIGPVWNGNEVWLLAAGGSMVVAFPNLYAASFSGFYLALMLVLWLLLLRGLGIEFRHQIHHPMWEDAWDVVFALSSALLALLFGVALANVLRGVPLDDTGVFRGTFTVLLNPFSLLGGVLSVSTLALHGACWAALRTDGDLQLRARRFASMLWTPSALLLLAVIAASFVVRPGFAGNFTRHPILFAFPLAAAAALASNRVSIARHQDRRAFIASSAYIAGVLGSVAAGLYPTLLPASGSGTPLDIYNAAAPPQSLRIAMVVYLAGLAIVSVYLVAVYRVWKGKAGAVYR, from the coding sequence ATGAGCCTGAACAGCGCCTGGTTCGTGCTGCTCGCCTTCACCCTTGCCGTGTATGCGATCCTCGACGGTTTCGACCTCGGTCTCGGCGCCATCCACCTGCGCCTCGGCCGCACGCGGCAGGAGCGCGAACGGCTGATCGACACCATCGGCCCGGTGTGGAACGGCAACGAAGTGTGGCTGCTGGCCGCCGGCGGCTCGATGGTGGTCGCATTCCCGAACCTGTACGCCGCGAGCTTCAGCGGCTTCTACCTGGCGCTCATGCTGGTGCTCTGGCTGCTCCTGCTCCGCGGCCTCGGGATCGAGTTCCGGCATCAGATTCATCACCCGATGTGGGAGGACGCGTGGGACGTGGTCTTCGCGCTGTCCAGCGCGCTGCTGGCGCTGCTGTTCGGCGTCGCGCTGGCGAACGTGCTGCGCGGCGTGCCGCTCGATGACACGGGCGTGTTCCGCGGCACGTTCACCGTGCTGCTCAACCCGTTCTCGCTCCTCGGCGGAGTGCTGTCGGTGTCGACGCTGGCGCTGCACGGAGCCTGCTGGGCGGCGCTGCGGACCGACGGAGATCTTCAGCTGCGCGCCCGGCGGTTCGCGTCGATGCTGTGGACGCCGTCGGCGCTGCTGCTGCTCGCCGTCATCGCCGCCAGCTTCGTCGTCCGGCCCGGGTTCGCCGGGAACTTCACCCGTCATCCGATCCTCTTCGCGTTCCCGCTCGCCGCCGCCGCCGCACTGGCGTCGAACCGGGTCTCGATCGCGCGGCATCAGGACAGGCGCGCCTTCATCGCCTCGTCCGCGTATATCGCGGGCGTGCTCGGATCCGTCGCCGCAGGCCTGTACCCGACGCTGCTGCCGGCCTCGGGAAGCGGCACGCCGCTCGATATCTACAACGCCGCCGCGCCGCCGCAGAGCCTGCGGATCGCGATGGTCGTGTATCTGGCGGGTCTGGCGATCGTCAGCGTCTATCTGGTCGCGGTCTATCGAGTGTGGAAGGGGAAGGCCGGCGCGGTGTATCGCTGA
- a CDS encoding M20/M25/M40 family metallo-hydrolase — protein sequence MRKTVIALAVCAAAAALPLGAAGEKIDYEALGKIKAQGLSPQSSQVMEISSWLTDVHGPRLTGSPAIHKAGEWAAARLKEWGLTNVALEPWVDRSSFTNGWTNDKFYMAAVSPQAFPIPGTPTAWTPGTSGLVRGEVALVPETTPEDLKKHAGQLKGKWILTQAPPDVPAFWTPQASRQTAEELQRLELATNPGPEFGQPNPAAAGRGQFGGRGGGQAGAPFNRNEWFKTEGAAGLLATAPRGHGVYTIGGGDRSADAATQLPRITIPAEQYGRLARLVMKNLPVTIEVDVKNTYHPNPPMFNVVGEIRGTDRADEVVMLGAHFDSWHASTGATDNAAGSAAMMEAMRILKQSGVTLRRTVRIGLWTGEEQGLIGSRDYVRAHFGSCNDPVGGRGSGSAPAGAAAASPPAGQRGAGRADQAPGAQPQAAAPQRGGGGRGGCQTGYTLKPEHGKFAGYFNIDNGTGAIRGVYLQQNDAVGPIFREWIEPFRSLGMTALTSRNTGGTDHQAFDAIGLPGFQFIQDEVEYDTLTHHTNLDSYERLQPGDMMKNATIAASFAYLAANREERLPRKPLPLPAGRGTGQ from the coding sequence ATGAGGAAAACCGTCATTGCTCTCGCGGTGTGCGCTGCCGCGGCGGCGCTCCCGCTCGGCGCCGCGGGCGAGAAAATCGATTACGAAGCGCTCGGCAAGATCAAGGCCCAGGGGCTCTCGCCGCAATCATCCCAGGTCATGGAGATCTCCAGCTGGCTGACCGACGTGCACGGCCCGCGGCTCACCGGATCGCCCGCCATTCACAAGGCGGGTGAATGGGCGGCCGCCAGGCTGAAAGAGTGGGGGTTGACCAACGTCGCGCTGGAGCCGTGGGTGGATCGCAGCAGCTTCACCAATGGCTGGACCAACGACAAGTTCTACATGGCAGCCGTCAGCCCGCAGGCGTTTCCGATCCCCGGCACGCCGACCGCCTGGACGCCGGGCACCAGCGGACTGGTGCGCGGCGAGGTCGCGCTCGTCCCGGAAACGACGCCGGAGGACCTGAAGAAGCACGCCGGCCAGCTCAAGGGCAAGTGGATCCTGACGCAGGCGCCGCCCGACGTACCCGCATTCTGGACGCCGCAGGCGTCGCGCCAGACGGCGGAAGAACTGCAGCGCCTCGAGCTCGCGACGAATCCGGGTCCCGAGTTCGGCCAGCCGAATCCGGCGGCGGCGGGGCGCGGGCAGTTCGGCGGCCGCGGCGGCGGTCAGGCCGGCGCGCCGTTCAACCGCAACGAGTGGTTCAAGACTGAAGGGGCGGCAGGCCTGCTGGCGACGGCGCCGCGCGGCCACGGCGTGTACACGATCGGCGGCGGCGATCGCAGTGCCGACGCGGCGACGCAGCTGCCGCGCATCACCATCCCGGCGGAGCAGTACGGCCGCCTGGCGCGCCTGGTGATGAAGAACCTGCCGGTGACGATCGAGGTGGACGTCAAGAACACGTATCACCCCAATCCGCCGATGTTCAACGTCGTCGGCGAGATCCGCGGCACCGACAGGGCGGACGAAGTGGTGATGCTCGGCGCGCACTTCGACTCCTGGCATGCGTCCACCGGCGCCACCGACAACGCCGCCGGCTCGGCCGCGATGATGGAGGCGATGCGGATCCTGAAGCAGAGCGGCGTCACGCTGCGCCGCACCGTGCGGATCGGGCTGTGGACGGGCGAGGAGCAGGGACTGATCGGCTCGCGTGATTACGTCCGCGCGCATTTCGGCAGCTGCAACGATCCAGTCGGCGGGCGCGGATCCGGCTCCGCTCCTGCCGGAGCTGCGGCGGCATCGCCCCCCGCGGGACAACGTGGCGCGGGCCGGGCGGACCAGGCGCCGGGAGCGCAGCCGCAAGCGGCCGCACCCCAGCGCGGCGGCGGGGGACGCGGCGGGTGCCAGACCGGCTACACGCTCAAGCCCGAGCACGGGAAGTTCGCCGGCTACTTCAACATCGACAACGGCACGGGCGCGATTCGCGGCGTCTATCTGCAGCAGAACGACGCGGTGGGACCGATCTTCCGTGAGTGGATCGAGCCGTTCCGCAGCCTCGGCATGACGGCACTCACCAGCCGCAATACCGGCGGCACCGATCACCAGGCGTTCGACGCGATCGGCCTGCCGGGCTTCCAGTTCATTCAGGACGAAGTCGAGTACGACACGCTGACGCATCACACCAACCTGGATTCATACGAGCGGCTGCAGCCAGGCGACATGATGAAGAACGCCACGATCGCGGCGTCGTTCGCCTATCTTGCGGCGAATCGCGAGGAACGGCTGCCGCGCAAACCGTTGCCGCTGCCGGCTGGAAGGGGAACGGGACAGTAG
- a CDS encoding 4-alpha-glucanotransferase has protein sequence MARDFFHGRHAGVLVPLFSIPSRASWGIGEIGDLPRLGAWLAEAGASFVQLLPINEMADGQNSPYSAMSAMAIDPIFIAPSAVPDIESLGGERLLSADDRARLEAARAAPAVDYAGVRAIKTRALRAGFEHFRTTEWNANTPRAQRLKRFLDRARWWLDDYALFRALHAREDGRYWRDWPEAVRDHHPAALAGARQDLAGEILFYSYLQWLAADQWAEARDACGIGVFGDFPFMVSGDSADVWSRQQDFRLDASVGAPPDAFSETGQDWGFPAYRWKTIAAGGFRWLAARARRSADLYDGYRVDHLVGFFRTYVREQSGEAAFVPADQGEQVVQGERVLDVLSATGARIIAEDLGVIPAFVRETLLRLEIPGYKVLRWERHWDAEGKPFVDPATYPRISVATSGTHDTETVAQWWDEADLDERRAVAAIVGRGLDPESPFGAPVRDAIVTALYASSSDIVLLPIHDVFGWRERVNTPALIDAQNWTWRLPWPVEDLQRDAGGRERAAFMAALAERFERL, from the coding sequence ATGGCGCGTGATTTCTTCCACGGCCGGCACGCCGGCGTGCTGGTGCCGCTGTTCTCGATCCCCTCGCGCGCCAGCTGGGGCATCGGCGAGATCGGCGATCTGCCGCGTCTCGGCGCGTGGCTGGCGGAGGCCGGCGCGTCGTTCGTGCAGCTGCTGCCGATCAACGAGATGGCGGACGGCCAGAATTCCCCGTACTCGGCGATGAGCGCGATGGCGATCGATCCGATCTTCATCGCGCCGTCGGCGGTCCCGGACATCGAGTCGCTCGGCGGCGAGCGGTTGCTCTCGGCGGACGACCGCGCGCGGCTCGAGGCGGCGCGGGCGGCGCCGGCCGTCGACTACGCCGGCGTGCGGGCGATCAAGACGCGCGCGCTGCGCGCCGGCTTCGAGCACTTCCGGACGACGGAGTGGAACGCGAACACGCCGCGAGCGCAGCGCTTGAAGCGCTTCCTCGATCGCGCGCGCTGGTGGCTGGACGATTACGCGCTGTTCCGCGCGCTCCACGCGCGGGAAGACGGGCGCTACTGGCGCGACTGGCCCGAGGCGGTCCGCGATCACCACCCCGCGGCGCTGGCGGGCGCCCGGCAGGATCTCGCCGGCGAGATCCTGTTCTACTCCTACCTGCAGTGGCTCGCGGCCGATCAGTGGGCGGAGGCGCGCGACGCCTGCGGCATCGGCGTCTTCGGCGACTTTCCGTTCATGGTCAGCGGCGACAGCGCCGACGTCTGGTCGCGGCAGCAGGATTTCCGCCTCGATGCGTCGGTGGGGGCGCCGCCGGACGCGTTCTCCGAAACCGGGCAGGACTGGGGGTTTCCGGCGTATCGCTGGAAGACGATCGCCGCCGGCGGCTTCCGCTGGCTCGCGGCGCGGGCGCGGCGGAGCGCCGATCTGTACGACGGCTACCGCGTCGATCATCTCGTCGGCTTCTTCCGCACCTACGTGCGCGAGCAGTCGGGCGAGGCCGCGTTCGTCCCCGCGGATCAGGGCGAGCAGGTCGTCCAGGGGGAACGAGTGCTCGACGTGCTGAGCGCGACCGGCGCGCGGATCATCGCCGAGGATCTCGGCGTCATTCCAGCCTTCGTTCGCGAGACGCTGCTGCGCCTCGAGATCCCCGGGTACAAGGTGCTGCGCTGGGAGCGGCACTGGGATGCGGAAGGCAAGCCGTTCGTGGATCCCGCGACGTATCCCCGAATCTCGGTCGCCACCAGTGGAACGCACGACACCGAGACCGTCGCCCAGTGGTGGGACGAGGCGGATCTCGACGAGCGCCGCGCCGTCGCGGCCATCGTCGGACGCGGGTTGGATCCGGAGTCGCCGTTCGGCGCGCCGGTACGCGATGCCATCGTCACCGCGCTCTACGCGTCGTCGTCGGACATCGTTCTGCTGCCGATTCACGACGTGTTCGGCTGGCGCGAGCGCGTCAACACGCCGGCGCTGATCGATGCGCAGAACTGGACGTGGCGGCTCCCGTGGCCGGTCGAGGATCTGCAGAGGGACGCCGGCGGCCGCGAGCGCGCCGCGTTCATGGCGGCGCTGGCGGAGCGGTTCGAGCGGCTGTGA
- a CDS encoding pyridoxal phosphate-dependent aminotransferase, translated as MFSSRVPDDRTPNRLARALARARERGGLADLTVSNPTRAGISYPADLLAGLADPAALDYAPSPFGLPAARDAIRAEYARRGIDITSDRIVLTASTSEAYSLLFKLLCEPGRSTALTPAPSYPLFDHLTRLDGVGQRRYLLEYHGVWTIDRDDLDAAWSDDTRVVLTVTPNNPTGALLDPADADELVSRCARRRAALIVDEVFCDYPLAADAVADPPALSAGECLVFRLGGLSKTIGLPQVKLGWIAVQGPEADVAEALDRLELICDTYLSVSTPIQMAAPRLLTIGSVVRDSIRARVRGNYARLRSSISTSGGAAVLPADGGWSAVVRVPAIRSEEALVLDLLERDRVVVHPGYFFDFPHEAFLVVSLLADPDVFARGLRAIEARIHGA; from the coding sequence GTGTTCTCGAGCCGCGTTCCGGACGATCGCACCCCGAACCGCCTGGCGCGCGCGCTGGCGCGCGCCCGGGAACGGGGCGGACTCGCGGATCTCACCGTCTCGAATCCGACCCGCGCCGGCATTTCCTACCCAGCCGATCTGCTGGCCGGGCTCGCCGACCCGGCGGCGCTCGACTACGCGCCGTCCCCGTTCGGTCTGCCGGCGGCCCGCGACGCCATCCGCGCCGAGTACGCGCGGCGCGGCATCGACATCACGTCCGATCGTATCGTCCTCACCGCCAGCACCAGCGAGGCATATTCACTGCTGTTCAAGCTGCTCTGCGAGCCGGGCCGCTCGACCGCGCTCACGCCGGCGCCGAGCTACCCGCTGTTCGACCACCTCACGCGGCTCGACGGCGTCGGACAGCGGCGCTATCTGCTCGAGTATCACGGCGTGTGGACGATCGATCGGGACGATCTCGACGCGGCGTGGTCCGACGACACCCGCGTGGTGCTGACGGTGACGCCGAACAATCCAACCGGCGCCCTGCTGGACCCCGCCGACGCGGATGAGCTCGTGTCGCGGTGCGCCCGCCGCCGCGCGGCGCTGATCGTGGACGAGGTGTTCTGCGATTATCCGCTTGCCGCCGACGCGGTCGCCGACCCGCCGGCGTTGTCGGCCGGCGAATGCCTCGTCTTCCGCCTCGGCGGGCTGTCGAAGACCATCGGCCTGCCGCAGGTGAAGCTCGGATGGATCGCGGTGCAGGGGCCGGAGGCGGACGTCGCGGAGGCGCTGGATCGTCTTGAATTGATTTGCGACACCTACCTGTCGGTGTCGACGCCGATCCAGATGGCGGCACCGCGCTTGCTGACGATCGGCTCGGTGGTTCGCGACAGCATCCGCGCGCGCGTCCGCGGCAACTACGCGCGGCTTCGAAGCTCGATCAGCACCTCGGGCGGGGCGGCGGTGCTGCCCGCCGACGGCGGCTGGTCGGCGGTCGTTCGGGTGCCGGCGATTCGCAGCGAGGAAGCGCTCGTGCTCGACCTCCTCGAACGCGATCGCGTCGTCGTCCACCCCGGGTACTTCTTCGACTTCCCGCACGAGGCCTTCCTCGTGGTCAGCCTGCTGGCCGACCCTGACGTGTTCGCGCGCGGGCTGCGCGCGATCGAGGCACGGATCCATGGCGCGTGA
- a CDS encoding M20/M25/M40 family metallo-hydrolase: MRRHARLLLALLTIPALASAQSPDWKAVEAEALKTLQGYVRINTSNPPGDVTKAADYLAAILAREGLEVKRYESAPGRSILLSRLKGTGTGGKPILLLSHMDVVPTDPSRWTKDPFGAEIADGRMWGRGTIDMKGIGTSHLYAFLMLHRQKVPLTRDVLLMFVPDEEVGGELGASWMRKNHYAELDPEYVIDEGGFGSRDMFTPGKLVFGISVAEKKIMWLRLRAEGVAGHGSQPHDQNPNERLMRALSRLFAAPIESAPFPVVETMKSRIGGPLVANKFNNAIQRSTISLTSLRSGVGDPPRANVIPSVAEATLDCRVLPGTSAAQWLKLLEGRLAEPSIKIDVIYEGDDPVVSSQETPLYRALESAITRHHPQAIVTPMTVPFGTDSNGFRPRGVKSYGVFPGIIPAASILSMHGDAEFMPLDALGPAIQILFEAIRETAAK; encoded by the coding sequence ATGCGCCGACACGCCCGCCTGCTCCTCGCCCTGCTCACGATTCCCGCCCTCGCTTCGGCGCAGTCGCCCGACTGGAAAGCGGTCGAAGCGGAGGCGCTGAAGACGCTGCAGGGCTACGTCCGGATCAACACGTCGAACCCTCCCGGCGACGTCACCAAAGCCGCGGACTACCTGGCGGCAATCCTCGCGCGCGAAGGGCTCGAGGTGAAGCGCTACGAGTCGGCGCCGGGCCGATCGATCCTGCTGTCCCGGCTCAAGGGAACCGGGACCGGCGGCAAGCCGATTCTCCTCCTCAGCCACATGGACGTCGTCCCCACCGATCCGTCGCGCTGGACGAAGGACCCGTTCGGCGCGGAGATCGCCGACGGCAGGATGTGGGGACGCGGCACGATCGACATGAAGGGGATCGGCACGTCGCACCTCTACGCGTTCCTGATGCTGCACCGCCAGAAGGTGCCGCTCACGCGTGACGTGCTTCTGATGTTCGTCCCCGACGAGGAGGTCGGCGGCGAACTGGGCGCGAGCTGGATGCGCAAGAACCACTATGCCGAGCTGGATCCCGAGTACGTGATCGACGAGGGAGGCTTCGGCAGCCGCGACATGTTCACCCCCGGCAAGCTGGTGTTCGGCATCTCGGTCGCGGAGAAGAAGATCATGTGGCTGCGGCTGCGCGCCGAGGGGGTCGCGGGACACGGCTCCCAGCCGCACGATCAGAATCCGAACGAGCGGTTGATGCGCGCGCTGTCGCGGCTGTTCGCCGCGCCGATCGAGTCGGCGCCGTTCCCTGTCGTCGAGACGATGAAGTCGCGGATCGGCGGTCCGCTGGTCGCGAACAAGTTCAACAACGCGATTCAGCGCTCGACCATCTCGCTCACCAGCCTGCGATCCGGCGTCGGCGATCCGCCGCGCGCCAACGTCATCCCGTCCGTCGCCGAGGCGACGCTCGACTGCCGCGTGCTGCCCGGCACGTCCGCGGCGCAGTGGCTGAAGCTGCTCGAAGGCAGGCTCGCGGAGCCGTCGATCAAGATCGACGTGATCTATGAAGGCGACGATCCGGTGGTCAGCTCGCAGGAGACGCCGCTCTACCGGGCGCTCGAGTCCGCCATCACACGGCATCATCCGCAGGCGATCGTCACGCCGATGACGGTGCCGTTCGGCACCGACTCGAACGGCTTCCGCCCGCGCGGGGTGAAGAGCTACGGCGTGTTTCCCGGAATCATCCCCGCCGCCTCGATCCTGTCGATGCACGGCGACGCGGAGTTCATGCCGCTGGACGCCCTGGGACCGGCGATTCAGATCCTGTTCGAGGCCATCAGGGAAACCGCGGCCAAGTAG
- a CDS encoding cytochrome ubiquinol oxidase subunit I, giving the protein MPDAVIAARWQFAFTIMFHYLFPILTMGLGVLIAVFKTIELRTGNPQHGIAARFWARIFAITFAAGVVTGIPMEFQFGTNWARFSRYAGPVVGQTLFMEGVFAFFAESSLLGVFLFGEGRIGRRAHWLAAVGVALGAVLSGYFIVATNAWMQHPVAYRAAGDHVELTSLWGLLTNPYLRWQYPHVISGSMVTASMVVAGIGAFYLLARRHEETARVFVRVGVVSAALFSLLSLFPTGAFHGENITRFQPAKMAAMEGVFRTREGAPLAIIGMPDTERQELMDPIYVPGILSYLAYGNFSARVTGLNDIPKDLHPPIEIVYYAYHIMVGLGTIFIAVTAAAAFFLWRGTLFDRRGMLWILMLTMPFPYVANEAGWVVAEVGRQPWTVYGLLRVADSSSTNVTAGMTYFTLFGFMGLYLVLGILYLLLFARIVDEGPREQP; this is encoded by the coding sequence GTGCCTGATGCCGTGATCGCGGCGCGCTGGCAGTTCGCGTTCACGATCATGTTCCACTACCTCTTCCCCATCCTGACGATGGGATTGGGGGTGCTGATCGCGGTCTTCAAGACGATCGAGCTGCGCACCGGGAATCCGCAGCACGGCATCGCCGCGCGCTTCTGGGCGCGGATCTTCGCCATCACGTTCGCCGCCGGAGTCGTCACCGGCATCCCGATGGAGTTCCAGTTCGGCACCAACTGGGCGCGCTTCTCCCGCTATGCCGGGCCGGTGGTCGGCCAGACGCTGTTCATGGAAGGGGTGTTCGCGTTCTTCGCCGAATCCTCGCTGCTCGGCGTTTTCCTCTTCGGGGAAGGACGCATCGGCCGGCGCGCGCACTGGCTCGCCGCGGTGGGCGTGGCGCTCGGCGCGGTGCTCTCCGGCTACTTCATCGTCGCCACCAACGCCTGGATGCAGCATCCCGTCGCCTACCGCGCGGCCGGTGACCACGTCGAGCTGACCAGTCTCTGGGGGCTGCTGACCAACCCCTACCTGCGCTGGCAGTATCCGCACGTGATCTCGGGATCGATGGTGACCGCGTCGATGGTGGTGGCGGGGATCGGCGCGTTCTACCTGCTCGCCCGCCGCCACGAAGAGACCGCGCGGGTGTTCGTGCGCGTCGGCGTCGTGTCGGCGGCGCTGTTCTCGCTGCTGTCGCTGTTTCCCACCGGCGCCTTCCACGGCGAGAACATCACCCGGTTTCAGCCGGCGAAGATGGCGGCGATGGAAGGGGTGTTCAGGACCCGGGAAGGCGCGCCGCTCGCGATCATCGGCATGCCCGACACCGAGCGGCAGGAACTGATGGATCCGATCTACGTGCCCGGCATCCTCAGCTATCTCGCCTACGGCAACTTCTCCGCCCGCGTCACCGGGCTGAACGACATCCCGAAGGATCTGCACCCGCCGATCGAGATCGTCTACTACGCGTACCACATCATGGTGGGGCTCGGCACCATCTTCATCGCCGTCACCGCCGCCGCCGCGTTCTTCCTGTGGCGCGGCACGCTGTTCGATCGCCGCGGCATGCTCTGGATCCTGATGCTGACGATGCCGTTTCCCTACGTCGCGAACGAGGCGGGATGGGTGGTCGCGGAAGTGGGGCGCCAGCCGTGGACGGTCTACGGCCTTCTGCGCGTGGCGGACTCGTCGTCGACCAACGTCACCGCCGGCATGACCTACTTCACGCTGTTCGGCTTCATGGGGCTCTATCTCGTGCTCGGCATCCTCTACCTGCTGCTCTTCGCGCGCATCGTCGACGAGGGCCCGCGAGAGCAGCCATGA